A single window of Vigna unguiculata cultivar IT97K-499-35 chromosome 1, ASM411807v1, whole genome shotgun sequence DNA harbors:
- the LOC114164341 gene encoding QWRF motif-containing protein 7, translated as MEKPFHSSSCRNHHHTVVPPSPRLVRSRSGNGSATTAMTTPERSSRRFSSSERFTITTIQRSKSTSRTRTPNNNEGNNIINLTLTTSIPNKQTSTRLQDKKNKDDTFANSVGASKRTSSPSAWALSPGRWSFGSPIWPQPMTKAPLRSSSSSVGGSVNKVLKYFKQKKVSPMQEEEYHQFRVLHNRLLQWRFINARSNVAMANVKNMTEIQLFAVCVGIVKLRKIRTEKRVELRKVKNVMKLYKILNGQLYLLSEWAQLERRNQESVAKLTRKLLAFSNLIPLTYLKVDTESISDALNSAIVVIENMKPLITKYQTKQVERILYQITELTTTLKEEEEYLEELLTLLPIISTSLETEKSIGVQLIQTVTESNTTNYFHGIA; from the exons ATGGAGAAACCGTTCCACAGTTCTTCTTGCCGCAACCACCACCACACGGTGGTGCCACCATCACCACGGCTGGTCCGAAGTCGAAGCGGCAATGGCTCTGCCACCACAGCTATGACTACTCCGGAGAGAAGTTCACGTAGGTTCAGCTCTAGTGAAAGATTCACCATCACTACTATCCAACGTTCAAAGTCAACATCAAGAACAAGAACACCCAACAACAATGAAGGGAACAACATCATCAACCTAACGTTAACAACATCCATTCCCAACAAGCAAACAAGTACAAGGCTTCAagacaagaaaaataaagatgacACCTTTGCCAACAGTGTTGGAGCTTCAAAGAGGACTTCGTCTCCTTCTGCGTGGGCGCTTTCGCCAGGAAGATGGTCATTCGGATCTCCGATATGGCCACAACCGATGACGAAAGCGCCTCTTAGAAGTAGTAGTAGTAGTGTTGGTGGTAGTGTTAATAAAGTTTTGAAGTACTTCAAGCAAAAGAAAGTGTCACCGATGCAAGAGGAAGAGTACCATCAGTTTAGGGTTTTGCATAACAGACTTTTGCAATGGAGGTTTATCAATGCTAGATCTAACGTTGCCATGGCTAATGTCAAGAATATGACCGAG ATACAATTGTTTGCTGTATGTGTTGGAATTGTGAAACTGAGAAAGATAAGAACAGAAAAAAGAGTTGAATTGCGAAAGGTGAAAAATGTGATGAAGCTTTATAAAATTCTGAATGGACAACTCTATCTTCTCAGTGAATGGGCACAATTAGAGAGAAGAAATCAAGAATCTGTTGCCAAATTGACAAGAAAATTGTTAGCATTCTCCAACTTAATCCCTTTAACCTACCTTAAG GTGGACACAGAATCTATCTCTGATGCACTGAATTCAGCCATTGTAGTAATAGAGAATATGAAACCATTAATCACAAAATACCAGACAAAG CAGGTTGAAAGGATTCTTTATCAAATTACAGAACTAACCACAACCctaaaagaggaagaagagtaCTTAGAAGAACTTCTCACCCTTCTTCCAATTATTTCTACTTCATTG GAGACTGAGAAAAGCATTGGAGTGCAGCTTATTCAAACAGTGACGGAGTCCAATACCACAAATTATTTCCATGGCATTGCTTAA